The Ammospiza nelsoni isolate bAmmNel1 chromosome 10, bAmmNel1.pri, whole genome shotgun sequence genome includes a region encoding these proteins:
- the IWS1 gene encoding protein IWS1 homolog isoform X1 produces the protein MDSHYYGGEQSDDGGATPVQDERDSGSDVEDEGNEQHSGSENGSVGHHSENEHSDGEDDGQGGEPHMTDSENEDNPRQKESDSDNEEPPNHNVSDSENEAAHGEKDSDSDTEDRPNRHLSDSENEETLNHRASDSDNGDPPRDHSSDFENEESHKQAASDSESEELQKQAASDSESEELLKQPASDSESEEPQKQPASDSESEDVSRHKQIESEDSDGEDRKEKVQNDSHHSDNEHVRKVFQGSDSEDEAPKRRKISDSDEDEKEEEKTVKRKTAILSDSEDDNEKTSAKKVRILSDAEESDSDAASEKSDKRKKNAVSDSEEEEEEGKEDAGKKKGKDLFGSDSESGNEQENLIADIFGESGDEEEEEFTGFNQEDLEEEKGDGDMKETADESDSDDNIKRGKHMDFMSDFDMMLQRKKSMSGKRRRNRDGGTFISDADDVVSAMIVKMNEAAEEDRQLNTQKKPALKKLTLLPTVVMHLKKQDLKETFIDSGVMSAIKEWLSPLPDRSLPALKIREELLKILQELPSVSQETLKHSGIGRAVMYLYKHPKESRTNKDMAGKLINEWSRPIFGLTSNYKGMTREEREQRDLEQMPHRRKMSSSGGQTPRRDLEKVLTGEEKALRPGDPGFCARARVPMPSNKDYVVRPKWNVEMESSRFQGTSKKGVSRLDKQMRKFTDIRKKSRTAHAVKISIEGNKMPL, from the exons ATGGACTCCCACTACTACGGCGGGGAGCAGTCAG ATGATGGAGGAGCTACTCCAGTGCAAGACGAGCGAGACTCAGGATCTGATGTGGAAGATGAAGGAAACGAACAACATTCTGGATCGGAGAATGGGAGTGTAGGGCACCATTCAGAG aatgAACACAGTGATGGAGAAGATGATGGGCAAGGCGGAGAGCCTCATATGACAGACTCTGAAAATGAAGATAACCCAAGGCAAAAAGAAAGTGACTCAGATAATGAGGAGCCCCCAAATCACAATGTGAGTGATTCAGAAAATGAAGCAGCTCATGGAGAGAAGGACAGTGACTCTGATACTGAGGACCGTCCAAACCGGCATTTAAGTGACTCTGAAAATGAAGAGACCTTAAATCATCGAGCGAGTGACTCTGACAATGGAGACCCTCCAAGGGATCACAGCAGTGATTTTGAAAATGAGGAATCACACAAGCAGGCAGCCAGCGACTCTGAGAGTGAGGAGCTCCAGAAGCAGGCAGCCAGCGACTCTGAGAGTGAGGAGCTCCTGAAGCAGCCAGCCAGTGACTCCGAGAGTGAAGAGCCTCAGAAGCAGCCAGCCAGCGACTCGGAGAGCGAGGATGTGTCCAGACACAAGCAGATAGAGTCTGAAGATAGCGATGGGGaggacaggaaggaaaaggtgcAGAATGACTCTCATCATTCAGATAATGAACATGTAAGGAAAGTATTTCAGGGCTCTGACAGTGAAGACGAAGCTCCTAAGAGACGTAAGATATCAGACAGTGATGAAgatgaaaaagaggaagaaaagacagTGAAGAGGAAAACAGCCATCCTTTCTGATAGTGAGGATGACAATGAGAAAACAT ctgcaaaaAAGGTACGAATCCTTTCTGATGCTGAAGAATCGGACAGTGACGCTGCTTCAGAGAAATCtgacaaaaggaagaaaaatgctgtATCCGAtagtgaggaggaggaagaagaaggaaaagaggatgctgggaagaaaaaagggaaagatcTGTTTGGCAGTGACAGTGAATCTGGAAATGAACAAGA GAACCTGATTGCAGATATATTTGGAGAATCTGgtgatgaggaagaggaggaatttACG GGTTTTAACCAGGAGGAtttggaggaagagaaaggtgATGGAGATATGAAGGAGACAGCAGATGAATCAGACTCTGATGATAACATCAAAAGAGGGAAGCA CATGGACTTCATGTCAGATTTTGACATGAtgctgcagaggaagaagagCATGAGCGGCAAGCGCAGGCGGAACCGTGACGGGGGCACTTTCATCAGTGATGCAGATGATGTGGTCAGTGCCATGATTGTGAAGATGAATGAAGCTGCTGAG GAGGATCGTCAGCTGAATACGCAAAAGAAACCAGCACTAAAGAAATTAACTTTGCTACCAACTGTAGTTATGCATCTTAAAAA GCAGGATCTCAAAGAAACTTTCATCGATAGTGGTGTTATGTCTGCCATCAAAGAGTGGCTTTCTCCTCTACCAGACCGAAGTCTGCCAGCACTAAAGATAAGAGAGGAGCTTCTGAAGATCCTGCAAGAG CTGCCCAGTGTGAGCCAGGAGACTCTGAAGCACAGTGGCATTGGACGGGCTGTGATGTACCTGTACAAACACCCCAAGGAGTCGAGAACGAACAAGGACATGGCTGGGAAGTTGATCA atgaATGGTCTCGACCCATTTTTGGCCTTACCTCAAACTACAAAGGCATGACCAGAGAAGAGAGAGAACAGAGAGATTTGGAACAGATGCCTCATCGAAGGAAAATGAGCAG ctCTGGTGGTCAGACTCCCCGTAGGGACCTGGAGAAAGTATTAACAGGAGAAGAAAA GGCTCTCAGGCCCGGGGACCCTGGGTTCTGTGCCCGTGCCAGGGTCCCAATGCCCTCCAACAAAGACTACGTCGTCAGGCCCAAGTGGAACGTGGAGATGGAGTCCTCCAGG
- the IWS1 gene encoding protein IWS1 homolog isoform X2, whose translation MDSHYYGGEQSDDGGATPVQDERDSGSDVEDEGNEQHSGSENGSVGHHSENEHSDGEDDGQGGEPHMTDSENEDNPRQKESDSDNEEPPNHNVSDSENEAAHGEKDSDSDTEDRPNRHLSDSENEETLNHRASDSDNGDPPRDHSSDFENEESHKQAASDSESEELQKQAASDSESEELLKQPASDSESEEPQKQPASDSESEDVSRHKQIESEDSDGEDRKEKVQNDSHHSDNEHVRKVFQGSDSEDEAPKRRKISDSDEDEKEEEKTVKRKTAILSDSEDDNEKTSAKKVRILSDAEESDSDAASEKSDKRKKNAVSDSEEEEEEGKEDAGKKKGKDLFGSDSESGNEQENLIADIFGESGDEEEEEFTGFNQEDLEEEKGDGDMKETADESDSDDNIKRGKHMDFMSDFDMMLQRKKSMSGKRRRNRDGGTFISDADDVVSAMIVKMNEAAEEDRQLNTQKKPALKKLTLLPTVVMHLKKQDLKETFIDSGVMSAIKEWLSPLPDRSLPALKIREELLKILQELPSVSQETLKHSGIGRAVMYLYKHPKESRTNKDMAGKLINEWSRPIFGLTSNYKGMTREEREQRDLEQMPHRRKMSSSGGQTPRRDLEKVLTGEEKALRPGDPGFCARARVPMPSNKDYVVRPKWNVEMESSRPGTIKRGISRLEKHKRRFAEQKRLSKVHRAIKFSIEGNRMPL comes from the exons ATGGACTCCCACTACTACGGCGGGGAGCAGTCAG ATGATGGAGGAGCTACTCCAGTGCAAGACGAGCGAGACTCAGGATCTGATGTGGAAGATGAAGGAAACGAACAACATTCTGGATCGGAGAATGGGAGTGTAGGGCACCATTCAGAG aatgAACACAGTGATGGAGAAGATGATGGGCAAGGCGGAGAGCCTCATATGACAGACTCTGAAAATGAAGATAACCCAAGGCAAAAAGAAAGTGACTCAGATAATGAGGAGCCCCCAAATCACAATGTGAGTGATTCAGAAAATGAAGCAGCTCATGGAGAGAAGGACAGTGACTCTGATACTGAGGACCGTCCAAACCGGCATTTAAGTGACTCTGAAAATGAAGAGACCTTAAATCATCGAGCGAGTGACTCTGACAATGGAGACCCTCCAAGGGATCACAGCAGTGATTTTGAAAATGAGGAATCACACAAGCAGGCAGCCAGCGACTCTGAGAGTGAGGAGCTCCAGAAGCAGGCAGCCAGCGACTCTGAGAGTGAGGAGCTCCTGAAGCAGCCAGCCAGTGACTCCGAGAGTGAAGAGCCTCAGAAGCAGCCAGCCAGCGACTCGGAGAGCGAGGATGTGTCCAGACACAAGCAGATAGAGTCTGAAGATAGCGATGGGGaggacaggaaggaaaaggtgcAGAATGACTCTCATCATTCAGATAATGAACATGTAAGGAAAGTATTTCAGGGCTCTGACAGTGAAGACGAAGCTCCTAAGAGACGTAAGATATCAGACAGTGATGAAgatgaaaaagaggaagaaaagacagTGAAGAGGAAAACAGCCATCCTTTCTGATAGTGAGGATGACAATGAGAAAACAT ctgcaaaaAAGGTACGAATCCTTTCTGATGCTGAAGAATCGGACAGTGACGCTGCTTCAGAGAAATCtgacaaaaggaagaaaaatgctgtATCCGAtagtgaggaggaggaagaagaaggaaaagaggatgctgggaagaaaaaagggaaagatcTGTTTGGCAGTGACAGTGAATCTGGAAATGAACAAGA GAACCTGATTGCAGATATATTTGGAGAATCTGgtgatgaggaagaggaggaatttACG GGTTTTAACCAGGAGGAtttggaggaagagaaaggtgATGGAGATATGAAGGAGACAGCAGATGAATCAGACTCTGATGATAACATCAAAAGAGGGAAGCA CATGGACTTCATGTCAGATTTTGACATGAtgctgcagaggaagaagagCATGAGCGGCAAGCGCAGGCGGAACCGTGACGGGGGCACTTTCATCAGTGATGCAGATGATGTGGTCAGTGCCATGATTGTGAAGATGAATGAAGCTGCTGAG GAGGATCGTCAGCTGAATACGCAAAAGAAACCAGCACTAAAGAAATTAACTTTGCTACCAACTGTAGTTATGCATCTTAAAAA GCAGGATCTCAAAGAAACTTTCATCGATAGTGGTGTTATGTCTGCCATCAAAGAGTGGCTTTCTCCTCTACCAGACCGAAGTCTGCCAGCACTAAAGATAAGAGAGGAGCTTCTGAAGATCCTGCAAGAG CTGCCCAGTGTGAGCCAGGAGACTCTGAAGCACAGTGGCATTGGACGGGCTGTGATGTACCTGTACAAACACCCCAAGGAGTCGAGAACGAACAAGGACATGGCTGGGAAGTTGATCA atgaATGGTCTCGACCCATTTTTGGCCTTACCTCAAACTACAAAGGCATGACCAGAGAAGAGAGAGAACAGAGAGATTTGGAACAGATGCCTCATCGAAGGAAAATGAGCAG ctCTGGTGGTCAGACTCCCCGTAGGGACCTGGAGAAAGTATTAACAGGAGAAGAAAA GGCTCTCAGGCCCGGGGACCCTGGGTTCTGTGCCCGTGCCAGGGTCCCAATGCCCTCCAACAAAGACTACGTCGTCAGGCCCAAGTGGAACGTGGAGATGGAGTCCTCCAGG CCCGGGACTATTAAGAGAGGTATTAGTCGCTTGGAAAAGCACAAGAGACGGTTTGCTGAACAGAAACGACTCAGCAAAGTGCATCGGGCCATCAAGTTCAGCATTGAAGGCAACAGGATGCCCCTGTAG
- the IWS1 gene encoding protein IWS1 homolog isoform X3, with translation MDSHYYGGEQSDDGGATPVQDERDSGSDVEDEGNEQHSGSENGSVGHHSENEHSDGEDDGQGGEPHMTDSENEDNPRQKESDSDNEEPPNHNVSDSENEAAHGEKDSDSDTEDRPNRHLSDSENEETLNHRASDSDNGDPPRDHSSDFENEESHKQAASDSESEELQKQAASDSESEELLKQPASDSESEEPQKQPASDSESEDVSRHKQIESEDSDGEDRKEKVQNDSHHSDNEHVRKVFQGSDSEDEAPKRRKISDSDEDEKEEEKTVKRKTAILSDSEDDNEKTSAKKVRILSDAEESDSDAASEKSDKRKKNAVSDSEEEEEEGKEDAGKKKGKDLFGSDSESGNEQENLIADIFGESGDEEEEEFTGFNQEDLEEEKGDGDMKETADESDSDDNIKRGKHMDFMSDFDMMLQRKKSMSGKRRRNRDGGTFISDADDVVSAMIVKMNEAAEEDRQLNTQKKPALKKLTLLPTVVMHLKKQDLKETFIDSGVMSAIKEWLSPLPDRSLPALKIREELLKILQELPSVSQETLKHSGIGRAVMYLYKHPKESRTNKDMAGKLINEWSRPIFGLTSNYKGMTREEREQRDLEQMPHRRKMSSSGGQTPRRDLEKVLTGEEKALRPGDPGFCARARVPMPSNKDYVVRPKWNVEMESSRGTSKKGVSRLDKQMRKFTDIRKKSRTAHAVKISIEGNKMPL, from the exons ATGGACTCCCACTACTACGGCGGGGAGCAGTCAG ATGATGGAGGAGCTACTCCAGTGCAAGACGAGCGAGACTCAGGATCTGATGTGGAAGATGAAGGAAACGAACAACATTCTGGATCGGAGAATGGGAGTGTAGGGCACCATTCAGAG aatgAACACAGTGATGGAGAAGATGATGGGCAAGGCGGAGAGCCTCATATGACAGACTCTGAAAATGAAGATAACCCAAGGCAAAAAGAAAGTGACTCAGATAATGAGGAGCCCCCAAATCACAATGTGAGTGATTCAGAAAATGAAGCAGCTCATGGAGAGAAGGACAGTGACTCTGATACTGAGGACCGTCCAAACCGGCATTTAAGTGACTCTGAAAATGAAGAGACCTTAAATCATCGAGCGAGTGACTCTGACAATGGAGACCCTCCAAGGGATCACAGCAGTGATTTTGAAAATGAGGAATCACACAAGCAGGCAGCCAGCGACTCTGAGAGTGAGGAGCTCCAGAAGCAGGCAGCCAGCGACTCTGAGAGTGAGGAGCTCCTGAAGCAGCCAGCCAGTGACTCCGAGAGTGAAGAGCCTCAGAAGCAGCCAGCCAGCGACTCGGAGAGCGAGGATGTGTCCAGACACAAGCAGATAGAGTCTGAAGATAGCGATGGGGaggacaggaaggaaaaggtgcAGAATGACTCTCATCATTCAGATAATGAACATGTAAGGAAAGTATTTCAGGGCTCTGACAGTGAAGACGAAGCTCCTAAGAGACGTAAGATATCAGACAGTGATGAAgatgaaaaagaggaagaaaagacagTGAAGAGGAAAACAGCCATCCTTTCTGATAGTGAGGATGACAATGAGAAAACAT ctgcaaaaAAGGTACGAATCCTTTCTGATGCTGAAGAATCGGACAGTGACGCTGCTTCAGAGAAATCtgacaaaaggaagaaaaatgctgtATCCGAtagtgaggaggaggaagaagaaggaaaagaggatgctgggaagaaaaaagggaaagatcTGTTTGGCAGTGACAGTGAATCTGGAAATGAACAAGA GAACCTGATTGCAGATATATTTGGAGAATCTGgtgatgaggaagaggaggaatttACG GGTTTTAACCAGGAGGAtttggaggaagagaaaggtgATGGAGATATGAAGGAGACAGCAGATGAATCAGACTCTGATGATAACATCAAAAGAGGGAAGCA CATGGACTTCATGTCAGATTTTGACATGAtgctgcagaggaagaagagCATGAGCGGCAAGCGCAGGCGGAACCGTGACGGGGGCACTTTCATCAGTGATGCAGATGATGTGGTCAGTGCCATGATTGTGAAGATGAATGAAGCTGCTGAG GAGGATCGTCAGCTGAATACGCAAAAGAAACCAGCACTAAAGAAATTAACTTTGCTACCAACTGTAGTTATGCATCTTAAAAA GCAGGATCTCAAAGAAACTTTCATCGATAGTGGTGTTATGTCTGCCATCAAAGAGTGGCTTTCTCCTCTACCAGACCGAAGTCTGCCAGCACTAAAGATAAGAGAGGAGCTTCTGAAGATCCTGCAAGAG CTGCCCAGTGTGAGCCAGGAGACTCTGAAGCACAGTGGCATTGGACGGGCTGTGATGTACCTGTACAAACACCCCAAGGAGTCGAGAACGAACAAGGACATGGCTGGGAAGTTGATCA atgaATGGTCTCGACCCATTTTTGGCCTTACCTCAAACTACAAAGGCATGACCAGAGAAGAGAGAGAACAGAGAGATTTGGAACAGATGCCTCATCGAAGGAAAATGAGCAG ctCTGGTGGTCAGACTCCCCGTAGGGACCTGGAGAAAGTATTAACAGGAGAAGAAAA GGCTCTCAGGCCCGGGGACCCTGGGTTCTGTGCCCGTGCCAGGGTCCCAATGCCCTCCAACAAAGACTACGTCGTCAGGCCCAAGTGGAACGTGGAGATGGAGTCCTCCAGG
- the IWS1 gene encoding protein IWS1 homolog isoform X4: MTDSENEDNPRQKESDSDNEEPPNHNVSDSENEAAHGEKDSDSDTEDRPNRHLSDSENEETLNHRASDSDNGDPPRDHSSDFENEESHKQAASDSESEELQKQAASDSESEELLKQPASDSESEEPQKQPASDSESEDVSRHKQIESEDSDGEDRKEKVQNDSHHSDNEHVRKVFQGSDSEDEAPKRRKISDSDEDEKEEEKTVKRKTAILSDSEDDNEKTSAKKVRILSDAEESDSDAASEKSDKRKKNAVSDSEEEEEEGKEDAGKKKGKDLFGSDSESGNEQENLIADIFGESGDEEEEEFTGFNQEDLEEEKGDGDMKETADESDSDDNIKRGKHMDFMSDFDMMLQRKKSMSGKRRRNRDGGTFISDADDVVSAMIVKMNEAAEEDRQLNTQKKPALKKLTLLPTVVMHLKKQDLKETFIDSGVMSAIKEWLSPLPDRSLPALKIREELLKILQELPSVSQETLKHSGIGRAVMYLYKHPKESRTNKDMAGKLINEWSRPIFGLTSNYKGMTREEREQRDLEQMPHRRKMSSSGGQTPRRDLEKVLTGEEKALRPGDPGFCARARVPMPSNKDYVVRPKWNVEMESSRFQGTSKKGVSRLDKQMRKFTDIRKKSRTAHAVKISIEGNKMPL; this comes from the exons ATGACAGACTCTGAAAATGAAGATAACCCAAGGCAAAAAGAAAGTGACTCAGATAATGAGGAGCCCCCAAATCACAATGTGAGTGATTCAGAAAATGAAGCAGCTCATGGAGAGAAGGACAGTGACTCTGATACTGAGGACCGTCCAAACCGGCATTTAAGTGACTCTGAAAATGAAGAGACCTTAAATCATCGAGCGAGTGACTCTGACAATGGAGACCCTCCAAGGGATCACAGCAGTGATTTTGAAAATGAGGAATCACACAAGCAGGCAGCCAGCGACTCTGAGAGTGAGGAGCTCCAGAAGCAGGCAGCCAGCGACTCTGAGAGTGAGGAGCTCCTGAAGCAGCCAGCCAGTGACTCCGAGAGTGAAGAGCCTCAGAAGCAGCCAGCCAGCGACTCGGAGAGCGAGGATGTGTCCAGACACAAGCAGATAGAGTCTGAAGATAGCGATGGGGaggacaggaaggaaaaggtgcAGAATGACTCTCATCATTCAGATAATGAACATGTAAGGAAAGTATTTCAGGGCTCTGACAGTGAAGACGAAGCTCCTAAGAGACGTAAGATATCAGACAGTGATGAAgatgaaaaagaggaagaaaagacagTGAAGAGGAAAACAGCCATCCTTTCTGATAGTGAGGATGACAATGAGAAAACAT ctgcaaaaAAGGTACGAATCCTTTCTGATGCTGAAGAATCGGACAGTGACGCTGCTTCAGAGAAATCtgacaaaaggaagaaaaatgctgtATCCGAtagtgaggaggaggaagaagaaggaaaagaggatgctgggaagaaaaaagggaaagatcTGTTTGGCAGTGACAGTGAATCTGGAAATGAACAAGA GAACCTGATTGCAGATATATTTGGAGAATCTGgtgatgaggaagaggaggaatttACG GGTTTTAACCAGGAGGAtttggaggaagagaaaggtgATGGAGATATGAAGGAGACAGCAGATGAATCAGACTCTGATGATAACATCAAAAGAGGGAAGCA CATGGACTTCATGTCAGATTTTGACATGAtgctgcagaggaagaagagCATGAGCGGCAAGCGCAGGCGGAACCGTGACGGGGGCACTTTCATCAGTGATGCAGATGATGTGGTCAGTGCCATGATTGTGAAGATGAATGAAGCTGCTGAG GAGGATCGTCAGCTGAATACGCAAAAGAAACCAGCACTAAAGAAATTAACTTTGCTACCAACTGTAGTTATGCATCTTAAAAA GCAGGATCTCAAAGAAACTTTCATCGATAGTGGTGTTATGTCTGCCATCAAAGAGTGGCTTTCTCCTCTACCAGACCGAAGTCTGCCAGCACTAAAGATAAGAGAGGAGCTTCTGAAGATCCTGCAAGAG CTGCCCAGTGTGAGCCAGGAGACTCTGAAGCACAGTGGCATTGGACGGGCTGTGATGTACCTGTACAAACACCCCAAGGAGTCGAGAACGAACAAGGACATGGCTGGGAAGTTGATCA atgaATGGTCTCGACCCATTTTTGGCCTTACCTCAAACTACAAAGGCATGACCAGAGAAGAGAGAGAACAGAGAGATTTGGAACAGATGCCTCATCGAAGGAAAATGAGCAG ctCTGGTGGTCAGACTCCCCGTAGGGACCTGGAGAAAGTATTAACAGGAGAAGAAAA GGCTCTCAGGCCCGGGGACCCTGGGTTCTGTGCCCGTGCCAGGGTCCCAATGCCCTCCAACAAAGACTACGTCGTCAGGCCCAAGTGGAACGTGGAGATGGAGTCCTCCAGG